The Lycium barbarum isolate Lr01 chromosome 12, ASM1917538v2, whole genome shotgun sequence genome includes a region encoding these proteins:
- the LOC132625111 gene encoding leucine-rich repeat receptor-like serine/threonine-protein kinase BAM1, whose translation MRLLLLLFLVLLMHFTAGKQIRLPEYQALLALKTAITEDPQSTLSSWNSSTSHCTWNGVTCDRYRHVTSLNISGFNLTGTLPPEIGNLRFLQNLSVAVNQFTGPIPVELSLIPNLRYLNLSNNIFGMEFPSNLTRLHNLKVLDLYNNNMTGDLPVEVYQMTNLKHLHLGGNYFGGRIPPEYGRFPFLEYLAVSGNELVGVIPPEIGNLTTLKELYLGYYNAYSGGIPPEIGNLSELVRFDAANCGLSGEIPAEIEKLQNLDTLFLQVNSLAGSLTKEIGYLKSLKSLDLSNNMFSGEIPVTFAELKNITLLNLFRNKLHGSIPEFIGELPDLEVLQLWENNFTGSIPQGLGTNSKLKNVDLSSNKLTGNLPPDMCAGNNLQTIITLGNFLFGPIPESLGKCESLSRIRMGENYLNGSIPKGLLSLPQLSQVELQNNLLTGTFPDTSSKSTSLGQISLSNNRLTGPLPPSIGNFAGVQKLLLDGNKFSGRIPAEIGKLQQLSKIDFSDNKLSGSIAKEISQCKLLTYVDLSRNDLSGEIPTEITGMRILNYLNLSRNHLIGSIPAPISSMQSLTSVDFSYNNFSGLVPGTGQFSYFNYTSFLGNPDLCGPYLGPCKEGVVDGVNQPHQRGALSPSMKLLLVIGLLVCSIVFAVAAIIKARSLKKASEARAWKLTAFQRLDFTCDDVLDSLKEDNIIGKGGAGIVYKGVMPSGELVAVKRLPAMSRGSSHDHGFNAEIQTLGRIRHRHIVRLLGFCSNHETNLLVYEYMPNGSLGEMLHGKKGGHLHWDTRYKIAVEAAKGLCYLHHDCSPLILHRDVKSNNILLDSNFEAHVADFGLAKFLQDSGTSECMSAIAGSYGYIAPEYAYTLKVDEKSDVYSFGVVLLELVSGKKPVGEFGDGVDIVQWVRKMTDGKKDGVLKILDPRLSTVPINEVMHVFYVALLCVEEQAVERPTMREVVQILTELPNPPGAKSGDSTVTDQSPPPSASALESPTSNPGDFKDQHQPTPQSPPPDLLSI comes from the exons ATGCGTCTTCTTCTACTCCTTTTTCTTGTTCTTCTCATGCATTTTACTGCCGGTAAACAAATCCGTTTACCGGAATACCAGGCTTTACTTGCCCTGAAAACAGCCATTACAGAGGATCCACAGTCAACCCTTTCCTCATGGAACTCTTCCACCAGTCACTGCACATGGAACGGTGTCACGTGCGACAGGTACCGTCACGTGACTTCTCTTAACATTTCCGGTTTTAACCTCACCGGAACCCTTCCACCTGAAATTGGAAACCTCCGTTTCTTACAAAACCTCTCCGTTGCTGTTAACCAGTTTACCGGTCCCATTCCTGTTGAACTCTCCTTAATCCCAAATCTACGTTACCTTAATCTTTCTAACAACATATTTGGCATGGAGTTCCCTTCCAACTTAACCCGTCTTCATAACCTTAAAGTCCTCGacctttacaacaacaacatgacaGGTGACTTACCAGTTGAGGTTTATCAAATGACAAACCTTAAACATCTTCACTTAGGTGGGAACTATTTCGGTGGTCGCATTCCACCTGAATATGGAAGGTTTCCTTTTCTAGAATACCTTGCTGTTTCAGGCAATGAACTTGTTGGAGTTATCCCACCTGAGATTGGAAATCTAACTACGCTTAAGGAGTTGTACTTAGGGTACTACAACGCTTACTCCGGTGGGATTCCACCGGAAATAGGGAACTTATCTGAGCTTGTTAGGTTTGATGCTGCTAACTGTGGACTTTCCGGCGAGATTCCGGCGGAGATTGAGAAGCTTCAAAATCTTGATACACTTTTTCTTCAAGTTAATTCTTTAGCTGGTTCTTTAACTAAGGAGATTGGGTATCTAAAAAGCTTGAAATCTTTGGATCTATCGAATAACATGTTTTCCGGTGAGATACCGGTGACATTTGCTGAGCTTAAGAATATTACGCTTCTTAATCTGTTTAGGAATAAGCTTCATGGTTCGATTCCTGAGTTTATTGGGGAGTTGCCTGATTTAGAAGTGTTGCAACTTTGGGAAAACAATTTTACTGGAAGTATTCCACAGGGGTTGGGTACTAACAGTAAGCTTAAGAATGTTGATCTTAGTTCTAATAAATTGACAGGAAATTTACCCCCAGATATGTGTGCTGGGAACAATTTGCAGACAATAATAACTCTAGGGAACTTCTTGTTTGGTCCAATTCCTGAATCTTTAGGTAAGTGTGAATCACTTAGTAGGATTAGAATGGGTGAGAATTATCTCAATGGGTCAATTCCTAAGGGGTTGTTAAGTTTGCCACAGCTCTCACAAGTTGAACTTCAGAATAATCTTCTCACTGGTACATTTCCTGATACTTCTTCTAAATCTACCAGTCTTGGACAGATTAGTCTTTCCAATAATCGCTTAACTGGACCTTTGCCACCAAGCATTGGAAACTTTGCTGGAGTTCAAAAGTTGCTTCTTGACGGGAACAAATTTTCGGGGCGAATTCCAGCTGAAATAGGAAAGCTTCAACAGTTATCCAAGATTGATTTCAGTGACAACAAACTTTCTGGATCCATTGCAAAGGAGATTAGCCAGTGCAAGTTGCTAACTTATGTTGATCTAAGCAGGAACGATCTTTCAGGTGAGATTCCTACTGAGATCACAGGTATGAGGATACTCAACTACTTGAACTTATCAAGAAACCACTTAATTGGGAGTATTCCTGCGCCTATTTCTAGTATGCAGAGTTTAACTTCTGTTGATTTTTCATATAACAACTTTTCTGGTTTAGTTCCTGGAACGGGGCAGTTTAGTTATTTCAATTACACCTCATTTCTGGGCAATCCAGATCTTTGTGGACCTTACTTAGGTCCTTGCAAAGAGGGTGTTGTTGATGGGGTTAATCAACCTCACCAACGAGGAGCCTTATCGCCTTCAATGAAGCTTTTACTTGTTATTGGCTTGCTTGTGTGCTCTATTGTGTTTGCTGTTGCTGCAATTATAAAGGCCCGATCTTTAAAGAAGGCAAGTGAGGCTCGTGCCTGGAAGCTCACTGCTTTCCAGCGCTTAGATTTTACTTGTGATGATGTTTTGGATAGCTTGAAGGAGGATAACATTATTGGAAAAGGAGGTGCTGGTATAGTCTACAAGGGGGTAATGCCAAGTGGGGAACTTGTTGCGGTTAAAAGGTTGCCGGCTATGAGCAGGGGTTCCTCTCATGATCATGGGTTCAATGCTGAGATACAGACTCTTGGGAGGATCAGACACAGGCACATTGTTAGATTATTAGGATTTTGCTCGAATCATGAGACAAATCTTTTGGTGTATGAGTACATGCCTAATGGAAGTCTTGGGGAAATGCTTCATGGAAAGAAAGGTGGTCATTTACATTGGGATACCAGGTATAAGATAGCTGTGGAGGCTGCGAAGGGTCTTTGCTATCTCCATCACGATTGCTCTCCTTTGATCCTCCATCGTGATGTGAAATCAAATAATATTCTGCTGGACTCCAACTTTGAAGCTCATGTTGCTGATTTTGGACTTGCTAAGTTCTTGCAAGATTCAGGGACATCAGAATGCATGTCTGCTATTGCTGGTTCTTATGGGTACATTGCTCCAG AATATGCTTACACACTAAAGGTTGATGAGAAGAGTGATGTATATAGCTTTGGTGTGGTGCTATTAGAATTGGTAAGTGGCAAAAAGCCAGTTGGAGAGTTTGGTGACGGTGTTGACATAGTCCAATGGGTTAGGAAAATGACTGACGGGAAAAAGGACGGCGTTCTCAAAATCCTTGACCCAAGACTCTCAACGGTTCCCATTAATGAGGTGATGCATGTTTTCTATGTCGCATTGCTGTGTGTAGAAGAGCAAGCTGTGGAACGCCCCACCATGCGAGAAGTAGTGCAAATACTAACTGAGCTTCCTAATCCACCAGGTGCAAAATCAGGTGACTCAACTGTCACTGATCAGTCGCCCCCACCATCAGCCTCTGCATTAGAGTCTCCAACCTCAAATCCAGGGGACTTTAAAGACCAACATCAGCCAACACCTCAATCACCTCCACCTGACCTACTCAGTATCTGA